From the genome of Clostridia bacterium:
ACACATACGTAGATACTGCTCTGCGCTACCATGAGCATATCAATAATATAACGTCGAGCGACTGGGCTTATAAAGGGGCGCTTTACGCCGTTTCGGACAGTCTTGACGCGCCGGATATATATCCGCTTCACGACGGTCCCGTATGGAGATTATACCCTGAATTTGACGCTGATAAAATTGACGCTTATTATTATATGGACGATGAGTTTGTGCTCCATAAGCTTAGGGTGGTCTCATATAATGAGAACTTCTCACTATACGATGGAGAAAAGCTCTATGCCGAGCTGTTAAGATGGGATTATAAAGACCCGTCTGTAAAGCTTTATGATAATAACAAGTCGCCTGATACATTCTCGTACTATGGCGACTTTGAGGTGAAACAATGATAAGACCCTTCGGACTGAGCGAAGAAGAGACGCGAAAGTTTATAAGATTCTGCATGGTCGGCCTTTCTAATTCCGTCATCGACGTTCTCGTCTTCGTGCTCTGTTATTACTTATTTCATTTGAATACATATATATGCCAGGTCATTGCCTTTATGACGGCAACGCTCAACAGCTACATACTGAACAGTCGCTTTACGTTCAGGACCCGCGATAGACTTCTGAGCAAAAAGATGGTGATGTTCTATATGCTAAACGTCATCACCATGGGCATCAGCATCGTCTTTATCTATCTTTTCCACGACTTGATCGGTCTGAACGCGTTCCTTGCGAAGCTGATCGCCAGCCCTCTCGTTTTTATGGTGAATTACCTGGGCAGCCGCCTCATCATATTCAAGGGCGAGGACGAAAACATAATGAAGCTCGTCCTTTTGCGAATGAAAGAGCAGCGACTGCTTAAAAAAGAAGCAAAAAGGCTGGGCGTAAGCCTTGAACAGTTGAGAATGCTGAAAGCCCCCTTGTCCGCTTCGGACAGCGGCTCTCCCGAGCAGAACGACAGCGCGCCGGATTAACCTTTTTCCCTCGGTATCCATATATTATGGTGATATTCAATATGAATTTACCGGGGGATACTTTATGTCTGCACTTAAAATCAAAATGCTGTCTCTGCGTGCTGCGGGCACGGCTTATATCCGTGTAAAAAAAGCCGCCGAGCATCTTTGTGACGAAAACTTCGTTTTCGATTTTCTTCCCAGGGTCTCTTCGATTTATGAGGAAAGCGACAAAGGAAGGCTGCTGCGCGAAAAAGCGTTCACCGATAAATGCGATCTTCTTGTAGTCTTCTTTTATCCCCACGCCTTTAACGCTTCCATGATGATATTGCTTGAAGCCATGGAGTATTTTGACCGTGTAATAATAGTTTCGGACGCCTCTTTTGAATGTGCCTTTGATATATCCGCTTTTTCTCAATGCATGTGTATCGACGCTAAAGAGTGCGACGGCTCGGCGGGCTCGGTCGTTGATACGCTTGGTTTTATTCGTACATATGGCGCGTCTTTGCTTTACTCGTCGCCGTCATATATAAATTACGGTCCGGACGCAGAGTGTGCTCTCAGTATAATATCATATGACGCAGAAAAAGCGTTTACTGCAAAACAAAAGCGCTGGGCAGCTTCAAGGCTTTTAAGAGGCGGTTCGTTTATCCGTGAGCTTTTTATGCTTTTTAATATTGACGGGCAAAAAAAAGACGTGCTTTTTAGAGACATTAAAAAAGCGGAAGAATATCTCGAGCGATGTGTGCCGTCAATAAAATTTAGCACATACGCAGACGAAGTCTTTGAAAGCATAACAAATTGTATAAAATGTTCTTCTTTATCGGTAGATGCGCAAAATGAAGATACGCCTGAAACGCGAAGCATATTCATCTGCGCCATGATACTTTATGTGCTCTTTTCGCTGACTTGCGCAGTCATTTTGCTTATTGACTGAGCTTAATGCACAGTGGTATAATATATAAAGTTAGGAGTGTCTAACTTTATATGCTTTAACGGAGGTCGAAACATGTTGTTTAAGCGCGGCGATATTATTATAATAATAGTGCTTATAGTATGCGCGGCGCTTATTTATATGGCGCCTGCAGCGAATAATGACGCCGATACGCTCGTCATAACTGTAGACGGCAAAGAATACCGCCGTATCGATCTTTCCGATAAAGACTATTATGAAACTATCGAAATAGACGGAAAGTATAAAAACATAATCGAAGTAAAAAACGGCTCCGCTGCATTTATATATGCAGACTGTCCCGACGGCGACTGCGTGAGATCCGGCGTACTGTCGCCGCGTCATAATTTTGCGGCATGTCTTCCTAACAGGGTCAGCATTTCTATAGTATCAAGCGGCAGCGAGCTGGATGCGCTGGCAGGATAGGAGGGACGAATGGAAAAAAGCAAAACTCATGATATCGCCGTTCTCGCGATACTTACGACATTGGCGCTCGTGCTTTCTTTATTTGACAATCTGCTTTCGCTTGCAGTACCGATACCGCTTCCCGGATTTAAAATAGGCGTCGCAAATCTTGTGACATTGTTTCTTGTAATGTACTTTGCGCTTCCCAAAGCCTTATGCGTCGTTTTTTTGCGCTGTCTCATTTCATCGATATACAGCGGAGGAATAACAGTATTTTTGATTTCGCTTTCGGGCGGCGTACTCAGCGTTCTTGCAATGTATTTTATAAAATACGCTCTTAAAGACAACGTATCGCAGATAGGCATAAGCATATTCGGCGCCGCATGCCACAACCTCGGTCAGGTGATAATGGTAATAATCCTGCTTTTGAGCCCGTCGTACATTTTTTATCTGCCGATACTTTTGATAGTATCGCTGTTTACGGGATTTATAATAGGCTTTATAGGGCTTAAAGCATACCCGAAAATCGCCGCTTTCACAAAACTTGAAACGCGCTGACAAAGAGCATTTTCAAAAAAAACGGACTGTGAAAAAAGATTTCTTTCATCTTTTTTTCACAGTCTTTTTTCATATAGTGAATAATCTGCTCATATATCATCATATGACAAATTTTACGCAGAACCCAATATAAAATAATGGCGTGTGCAAAAATTCCTTTTAAAGAACGAGGCGGCATATGGGGGAAACACGTATTGTATATATTGACGTACTGTTTTTTATAAATTTTATTATTAACTGTGCTCTGATACTCTGCACGGCAAAGATGATGTCTGTGCGTGCATCTCACGGGCGCACCGCAGCTGCGGCTGCTTTAGGCGGGGCCTACTCGATATGCATGTTTTTTCCTTCGTTTTCAACGCCTGCCTGGATAGGACTTAAGCTTATATTTGCCGCTTCTATAGTAACTGCGGCCTTCGGATTTAAAAATATACGATACCTTTTAAGGTGTACGGCGGCCTTTCTTTTGATGAACTTGTTGTTCGGAGGCGCCGCTTTCGCGCTTTTTTACCTAACCCCGCTTGTCAGCGAAGAAAAAATGCTTCAAAACAACGGCGTTTTTTATTTGGAGCTTTCGCTTCCCGTATTACTTACGGTCTGCGCGATATCATATATCATACTGAATTATGCGCTCTATTTATTTAAACGGCGCATATATACAAAAGAACAGATCATAGATATACGTATTTCACTCGGTGCAAAAAGCTGTATGCTGCGCGCCATGTGCGACAGCGGGAATATGCTTAAA
Proteins encoded in this window:
- a CDS encoding GtrA family protein, with product MIRPFGLSEEETRKFIRFCMVGLSNSVIDVLVFVLCYYLFHLNTYICQVIAFMTATLNSYILNSRFTFRTRDRLLSKKMVMFYMLNVITMGISIVFIYLFHDLIGLNAFLAKLIASPLVFMVNYLGSRLIIFKGEDENIMKLVLLRMKEQRLLKKEAKRLGVSLEQLRMLKAPLSASDSGSPEQNDSAPD
- a CDS encoding Gx transporter family protein, whose amino-acid sequence is MEKSKTHDIAVLAILTTLALVLSLFDNLLSLAVPIPLPGFKIGVANLVTLFLVMYFALPKALCVVFLRCLISSIYSGGITVFLISLSGGVLSVLAMYFIKYALKDNVSQIGISIFGAACHNLGQVIMVIILLLSPSYIFYLPILLIVSLFTGFIIGFIGLKAYPKIAAFTKLETR
- a CDS encoding NusG domain II-containing protein, which translates into the protein MLFKRGDIIIIIVLIVCAALIYMAPAANNDADTLVITVDGKEYRRIDLSDKDYYETIEIDGKYKNIIEVKNGSAAFIYADCPDGDCVRSGVLSPRHNFAACLPNRVSISIVSSGSELDALAG
- a CDS encoding sigma-E processing peptidase SpoIIGA, translating into MGETRIVYIDVLFFINFIINCALILCTAKMMSVRASHGRTAAAAALGGAYSICMFFPSFSTPAWIGLKLIFAASIVTAAFGFKNIRYLLRCTAAFLLMNLLFGGAAFALFYLTPLVSEEKMLQNNGVFYLELSLPVLLTVCAISYIILNYALYLFKRRIYTKEQIIDIRISLGAKSCMLRAMCDSGNMLKTPVEHKPVIVCELSALSDILSPQDSAALSGEGGAEPSLGIIFLPYTSLGAKNGLIPAFFADEATYYINKGELKTSKVPVAVSRARLTDDGRINALVNPAAFDAKDGEA